Below is a window of Christensenella minuta DNA.
CGCAATGAAGAACTTCTGGCGATGCAACTTTCCGGCGGCAACCAGCAGAAGGTGGTCCTTGCAAAGTGGATCGCTACGGACGCAAAAATATTGATTGTCGACGAGCCTACAAACGGTGTAGATGTGGGTGCGAAGTCTGAAATCCATAAAATATTGCGGCAGCTTGCAGATCGGGGCACGAGCCTTATCGTGATTTCGTCCGAACTGCCGGAAGTCCTTGCGGTAAGCGACCGCATCCTTGTCATGAGGCGAGGCAGAATTTCGGGAGAATTTGTGAATAAGGACCTGACACAAGAACTTATCATGGATAAGGCAGTCGTGAGCTGAGAGGGAGGACGCAAGATGATAAAAAGCTTGGTAAAAAAAAGGGAGTTTACGATTTTTATGATCGTAGTCGTAATTGCGGTCGTAATTGCGATCTCAAACAGCGTCTTCTTACGGGCGGACAACATTATTGATGTGTTGAAAAGCAATTCAGTAATCGGCATTATGGCGCTGGGAATGCTGCCCGTATTGATCTCCGGCGGCATCGATGTATCGGTATCGTCTACGATTGCTTTATGCGCGGTGATCTCAGGAAAGCTGCTTACAGTCAGCGGAGCAAATCTTTTTGCCGTGCTGGTCGTTTCGGTTGCGGTGGGAGCGGCTGTCGGACTCGCGAACGGACTTATTATTTCGAAGTTGAAAATATCCCCGATTGTCGCCACGCTTGGCACAATGTCTATCGTTCTCGGAGCGGTGCTTTATTGGACAAACGGGGAATGGATCACCAATCTGCCGGAGGATTTCAAAAATTTTGGTACGACAACCGTCGCTGGAATCCCGATTCAGGTCATAATTTTTGCCGCACTTATTGCAATCACAGCGCTGGTTTTGAAATATACACTAGTAGGGCGCGGGGTCTATGCTATCGGCGGCAGCGCGTCCTCGGCAGTACGTGTTGGTTACAACGTAAACAAGATACAGACATTAATTTATGTGTTTACAGGTATGACCGTAGGTCTTGCAGCGGTAGTTCATACATCGATCGTGCAGCAGGTGGATCCGAATACATTCACCGGACTGGAAATGGATGTGATCGCCTGTGTGGTAATCGGCGGAGCGAGCACTATGGGCGGATCTGGCTCTGTTACGGGAACCGTACTGGGTGTGCTGCTGATGGCGATTATGAAAAACGGACTTATTCTTGCACGCATTCCCACTTATTGGCAGGACATCGTGGTTGGCCTGATTATCGTGGTCGCAGTTTCTATCGACGTGCTGAACAGAAATCGGGAACAAGAAAAACTCGTCCGCGTAGACGTGGAAGAATAAGGAGGCGCACACATGAAAGCGTTTAAAACCTTGAAGGAAAAGTATGCAAACGAATTGACGCTCGCATGCATTTTTATCGCAGTTTTTATCATACTGGGCATTCTCGCGCCGGATAAGTTCTTAACAGCCTATAACCTTGGCTCCATGATGTCGCAAATGCCTGAACTCGGCCTGTTGTCGCTTGGTATGATGGCGGCGATCTTGACCGGGGGAATGAATCTCTCTATTTGCTATATTGCTTCTCTCTCCGGAATATTTGCAGCTTATGTTTTGTCGAGCGATTTTGCGGCGACAAACGTTGGAGCCGGGATCGCGGCGGCAATCGGTGTGGCGATGCTGGCCGCGGTGATAACGGGATTAATTAATGGCGGTGTGATTGCCTATATCGGCGTCGCGGCAATGCTTGTAACGCTTGGAACTATGACACTGTTTCAAGGGATTGCAACCAATATTACCCAAGGCGGGGCAATATCCGGGTTTCCTGAAGAATTTATGGCGCTCGGAGGGGGAAACGTACTTGGAATCCCTGTTCCCATGCTTATTTATATCGGAGCGATCATTGCGGCCTATCTGCTTCTTGAGCGGTCCGCATGGGGATCGCGGGTTTATATGACAGGGTGCAATGAAACAGCAGCGAGATTTTCCGGCGTAAACACAAAGGCCACAGTTTTAAAGGTCTATATATTTTCAAGCGTGATGGCGGCAATTGGCGGACTGATTATGATATCACGCTATAATTCAGCACGCGTTGACTATGGCTCTTCCTATCTAATGATGAGCATTTCGGCGGTAGTCCTTGGTGGCACGAGCATTATGGGAGGCCATGGCTCTGTGATTGGAACGGTGATTGCCGTTGGCATTATCCAGATTGTAACGACAGGGCTGAATGTACTTGGGATCAACCGCTACCTGATCGACATTATTATAGGTGCAATTCTGATTGGCGTGTTAGCAATCCGCTTCCTGAGCAAGAAGCTTTCCGACCGCAATCTTGTGAAAGCCCGGACGGTAAAAGCGGACGTGCAATCAAATACGATTTAATTTCCCGAACGCTGCGGCGTTCCGAACTATCAATAAATTCAGGAGGAAATGATTATGAAGAAGTTAGTGGCAATTTTGCTCGCTGCGGCTATGATGCTTTCACTCGCGGCCTGCACGGGCAGTCCAGATGCGGGCGGTGCATCCGCATCAGCGTCGGCCGAAACGCAAGCGCCTGCGGCAGATACGTCGGGTGCGGACAAAACGGCAGATGAAGCAGGCGACAGCAATTACAAGATTGCAGTTGTTCCGAAGCTCATTGGCATCCCGTATTTCACACAGACGGGCGACGGCGCCAAAGCAGCAGGCGATGAACTTGGAGTGGAGGTCATTTATACTGGCCCTTCAAAGGCGGATGCGGCGGAACAGGTAAAGATGATCGAGGACCTAATTGCACAGGGCGTAGATGCGATTGCAGTTGCCCCCAATGATCCGGCGGCAGTCGTCCCGGCACTCGAAAAGGCAA
It encodes the following:
- a CDS encoding ABC transporter permease, which translates into the protein MKAFKTLKEKYANELTLACIFIAVFIILGILAPDKFLTAYNLGSMMSQMPELGLLSLGMMAAILTGGMNLSICYIASLSGIFAAYVLSSDFAATNVGAGIAAAIGVAMLAAVITGLINGGVIAYIGVAAMLVTLGTMTLFQGIATNITQGGAISGFPEEFMALGGGNVLGIPVPMLIYIGAIIAAYLLLERSAWGSRVYMTGCNETAARFSGVNTKATVLKVYIFSSVMAAIGGLIMISRYNSARVDYGSSYLMMSISAVVLGGTSIMGGHGSVIGTVIAVGIIQIVTTGLNVLGINRYLIDIIIGAILIGVLAIRFLSKKLSDRNLVKARTVKADVQSNTI
- a CDS encoding ABC transporter permease, with translation MIKSLVKKREFTIFMIVVVIAVVIAISNSVFLRADNIIDVLKSNSVIGIMALGMLPVLISGGIDVSVSSTIALCAVISGKLLTVSGANLFAVLVVSVAVGAAVGLANGLIISKLKISPIVATLGTMSIVLGAVLYWTNGEWITNLPEDFKNFGTTTVAGIPIQVIIFAALIAITALVLKYTLVGRGVYAIGGSASSAVRVGYNVNKIQTLIYVFTGMTVGLAAVVHTSIVQQVDPNTFTGLEMDVIACVVIGGASTMGGSGSVTGTVLGVLLMAIMKNGLILARIPTYWQDIVVGLIIVVAVSIDVLNRNREQEKLVRVDVEE